The nucleotide sequence CAAAGAGCTGCTCGACTGTGTGCGCGGATGTGTGTCGAATGTCGAGAAACAATAAGCAAACAATGCCCAGGACGAGACGAGAGTAAACATTGAAATCATCTTCGACGGCGGAAATCGAGCTCAAAGGATCTGGGCGAGGAATGGGATCCCCTCGATTAAGTAGCATAAAGTGATGATAAATGCGACATTGAGCAACAATAAATTGTTGCCTTTTTGTCTCAGCTCGCTGGATGTAGGACTGCTGTTTGTCAGGACTGCCAGGATTGCCAGGACTTTTGCTCCTCCCAGGACTCCGCAGTGCCTGTCATTGACGTGTTTGACTTATTGATGCTGCGTGCCGGGATTAGCGATGCGGCCCACACTACGTATGAGCAACGCAAATATACCGAAAATCATAAACCATCGCTGATTAGCATTTGTATGCGTggcttgtgtgtgtgtgtgtgtgtgtatctgtgcGTGTTTATATTTTCGCTGCTCATTCAATTGTTTATTGGTAATTTGAAATTCATTGGACGGCAGCACCAGCCGACAATCCTCCCGAGTTTATGGTCCTGCAGACAGCGCATTAAAGCTTAAAATCAATCGAACTGATTTCTTGGCAGCGGCTGCAAGACCATCGATTTGTGGGGCGACTAATTATGCACtgcaaaaaaatgtttgataAATTAGATGTGGTTTTATGACTTCTAAACTGAGTTAGGactaagaaaaaataaaattcaattgaTATTTGAAgagaaatttataaaatattttcggtATAACTATTTATAGACCATTTTATACATTGAAAAAAACTGTTTTTTAAATTAGAAGtgattttgtaattttaaatcTAAATTAGGACTGAAAATCACATTTTAAAACGACATGAGCTTGCCTTAAAATTGCAAGATTAAATCTTACTTTGTTAAAAAGAGTGAATTTAAATATACTTTTAATCTGACTTAAGCTTTacaaattaaatgcaaaacaATAATTAACTTTGTAACTTGTACTTCCAAAATCAATATGTAAAGTGGTTTTATTTTTCGGGGACTAacatttgttttgtttcttGATCAACAACCTTATTAATTGAATTACTTTCAGTTTTCCCTCTGTAGGTCAGTCAGTCAACGCGATGCCCTAGCAAATTCTCCGGGCACATTTGAACTGCATTTGAGGCACACTTTAAGCTTCATTGCAGCCAGCCTGCCCCATGGCCAAACGTAAGGGCCAAAGTTTTCCACTTAAAAAACGCGAAGTTGCCTCAATGCTGAAATTgtttttcttctattttttgttgttgcacTACCACTCCACCACCCCGAAACCCATCCCCTTTCCCATCTCCACTCGAATCTTGCCTCTGATTCTGCTGCAGTTGGCCGCAAGTCGTGCCACTTGCCACAGGAAAGCCAAGCCAAGCCATACCAAACCAAACCGAGCTGCTTGCTGCACAGCCGGAGCTGAGTTCGAGATTACTTTGGTTTACATTGTGCTACGTTTGCGGCTTAAATATTGTATTAAGTTTGCTGGCTGGTGATTGGAAAGCAACTGcacataaatagaaaaaaaaggaGGAGAACGAGCGTGGGGCGGGATTCCCAGGGCAAAGTTCACCTCATGCAGCTGGCAGCTGGCCGCATTTCATTGCAATTTTGCATTATTTGCAGCTGGGGGATGATGGCCGAGCTGCTCGATTCAAAAGCCAAGTTAGCAGCCACTTGAGTTTGCTTGCTGCTATTACCCGGGCCCAAAAGGGGGGAGGAATCGGAGGAGTCCGGAGGAGCAGCATCAACCGGCTGGGCAATTGCTTAATTGCAACTTAAGCTCAATTTTCCTGTTATCCCCAACCCAACGGGAAGTTTCCCTGCCCTGTCAGTCTGGGCCTTGTCTGTTTGTTGTTGGCACATAAAATCTTGGCCAGCTCACAATCGTTGCATGTAATGACTGGCATTTGCGGCAGCTACACCGATATGAGCCGAAGTGAAAAGCCGGGGGGGTTGTAGGGAGTTTGAGCCGAGAAGAGCACTCCAAACTGTATGGGCATAGATAAACAGGCCCACTCGAAAAGCCCCCGGGCTAAGCTCTTGAGCCCTCCGGCCACTTAAAACGTAAAGTTACCCAGGTAGAGGTATTAGAATCCCAAATCCGAGGCTGCCACAGCCATAGCCATGCTTAAATGTAGTTTAAGTGTGGTCTACTACTTGCGGCCTTTGCAAGCCGCAAATGATCCTTTTAATGCCGCAAATCGAGTGCCAAACATCAGTGCGCCATGAGTTTTCCCTTAGCTTTTTGTAAACACACATCTATTTTCTTTACCTTCGTATATCCACAAACAAAATTCAAATCGTAGCAATGAGTTTGGCTGAGAAAACTAGTAGTTCTCTTGAGGTGCCGCCGAATAGCTTAGAAGTCGATGATGAACTGGAATTATGCAGCATGTAAGTAATCGAAAGTTTACTTGGGTAATAAACTTTAGGGATTTTGCATACATAACCTATTTATACTAATCCCTAGTGATCAAGAAACCCAAGAACTTATTACCAAGATCTGTATGAAACAGGAAAATGATTCATGGGAGAAACTTCCCGAATGCGGCCTCGAACAAATGGGCTTCTTGGAACCGACCGAGGATATTGAGTTCCAGTTCTCCTGCAGCAGAGAGTATATGATCCGAGGGATCACCCATATGTTGGAGAACAAGAAATGCACCGATGTGGTGGTCCATGTGGGAAATCAGTCCTTCAATTGTCATCTGCCCGTTTTGCACGTGTGCACAGggtattttaaaaaactcAGAAGAGTGGATGTGGTCACCTTGGGTACGGATGATATAACACCGAAGGGTTTTGAACTGGCATACGAATGGATGACACATCAGAATGCCAAACCCTCCCGAAAACACATAGTGGAACTCTATTTGGCCGCCAATTTCCTGGACATGCCGGAACTGAATGCCCATATCTGGTGTCGATTGGACAATCCCAAGTTGCTGAATGGTTTCGAAGCTTTTCGATTGTATTTGCAGTGTTTGCCCTTAAAAGCGGGCGTGTTGCAGGAACTGATGCTGGGTCGCATTCATGACTATTTCCTGGTGGCCGTTGCCACCGAGGAGTATCTCGAATTGGAACCACGTCACGTCTTTGAGATGCTCAGTCACATAAATATGTGCGTTAATTCCGAGATGGAGATGTTTATGAGCGGTGTGAGATGGTTATGCTACGATTGGCGAAATCGAAAAGAGTTCGCGGTGGCCATAATGCAGGCGATACGCTTTAATCTGATGCCAGCATGGTACACCACTGTGCTGAAGACCAAACACTCGGATGAGAAGTTTCAGGAATTGCTGGACATGCCGCAGATACAATCGATGATCAACCTGGGCCTGTCCTTCTCGATAACCCACAACTTCTTGGATCCTACATCACCGTTGAAAGAGCCTCTCCAGATGGAGAAGCCCCATGAAAGGCAATGGGTCTTCAATCCGAACATTCGACATCACCACCGATACGAGTGTCCCAAGTGGCGTTACTTGAATCTGGACGTTTTCAACGAGTACATGCGGCACATCATCAATGCAGGCTATGGGTATGTGCCCTCCCTAGAGTATTTGAACCCCGGCCAGATGATGTCCTGCTGCCAA is from Drosophila suzukii chromosome 3, CBGP_Dsuzu_IsoJpt1.0, whole genome shotgun sequence and encodes:
- the LOC108015816 gene encoding actin-binding protein IPP-like — its product is MSLAEKTSSSLEVPPNSLEVDDELELCSIDQETQELITKICMKQENDSWEKLPECGLEQMGFLEPTEDIEFQFSCSREYMIRGITHMLENKKCTDVVVHVGNQSFNCHLPVLHVCTGYFKKLRRVDVVTLGTDDITPKGFELAYEWMTHQNAKPSRKHIVELYLAANFLDMPELNAHIWCRLDNPKLLNGFEAFRLYLQCLPLKAGVLQELMLGRIHDYFLVAVATEEYLELEPRHVFEMLSHINMCVNSEMEMFMSGVRWLCYDWRNRKEFAVAIMQAIRFNLMPAWYTTVLKTKHSDEKFQELLDMPQIQSMINLGLSFSITHNFLDPTSPLKEPLQMEKPHERQWVFNPNIRHHHRYECPKWRYLNLDVFNEYMRHIINAGYGYVPSLEYLNPGQMMSCCQEALEKKSLNK